One genomic segment of Thermodesulfobacterium sp. TA1 includes these proteins:
- a CDS encoding class II fructose-bisphosphate aldolase, with product MEKQQILAELTENPKIIDRLIYQAVFEDRQLLSVLHEALKDLGIKGYSIYPLYQRFSKKFLGFTVPAINLRGMTYDVARAIFRTAKRLSAGAFIFEIAKSEIGYTKQPPLEYATVVLAAAFKEGYRLPVFIQGDHFQLNRKSFFANPEKEKNNLKNLIKEALSAQFYNIDIDASTLVDLEKKEISEQQRYNYEVTAELCDFVREIEPTGIKVTLGGEIGEIGGKNSTPEELRAFMKGLKQTLKKEEGISKISVQTGTIHGGVVLPDGKIAEVKLDFKTLKELSKIAREEFGLAGAVQHGASTLPEDYFSLFPENECVEVHLATAFQNFLYDHPALPAEFREKIYRYLKENLKHEWEEGLSESQFIYKTRKKGFGAFKKDWWDLDLKVKKHILEDMEGLFEKIFLKLNLKNTESLIKEVFNL from the coding sequence ATGGAAAAACAACAAATATTGGCTGAACTTACGGAAAACCCTAAAATTATAGATAGATTAATTTATCAGGCAGTTTTTGAAGATAGACAACTACTATCGGTTTTACACGAGGCGCTAAAAGATTTAGGGATCAAAGGTTATAGTATCTATCCTTTATACCAACGCTTTTCCAAAAAGTTTCTTGGTTTTACCGTGCCTGCAATTAATCTGCGTGGTATGACTTATGATGTAGCCAGAGCAATTTTTCGAACAGCTAAAAGGCTTTCAGCCGGAGCCTTTATCTTTGAGATAGCTAAGTCTGAAATAGGTTATACTAAACAACCACCATTAGAATACGCTACCGTGGTTTTAGCGGCAGCCTTTAAAGAAGGCTATCGGCTTCCGGTTTTTATTCAAGGAGACCACTTTCAACTTAACCGAAAGTCTTTTTTTGCCAACCCTGAAAAAGAAAAAAACAACCTTAAAAACCTTATTAAAGAGGCTTTATCTGCTCAGTTTTATAACATAGACATAGACGCCTCTACTTTGGTTGATTTAGAAAAAAAGGAAATTTCTGAGCAACAAAGGTATAATTACGAAGTAACCGCTGAGCTCTGTGATTTTGTAAGAGAAATCGAACCCACAGGAATTAAAGTTACCTTAGGAGGAGAAATCGGAGAAATAGGAGGTAAAAACAGCACCCCTGAAGAGCTTAGGGCCTTTATGAAAGGGCTAAAACAAACCTTAAAAAAAGAAGAAGGAATTTCCAAAATAAGTGTTCAAACAGGAACTATCCATGGTGGAGTGGTTTTACCAGACGGTAAAATCGCTGAAGTCAAACTAGATTTCAAAACCCTAAAAGAACTTTCTAAAATCGCTAGAGAAGAATTTGGACTTGCAGGTGCGGTCCAGCATGGAGCTTCTACCCTACCAGAAGATTATTTCAGCCTTTTCCCCGAAAATGAATGCGTAGAGGTCCACTTAGCCACAGCCTTTCAAAACTTTCTTTACGACCATCCTGCCCTTCCTGCTGAGTTTAGAGAAAAAATTTACCGATACCTTAAAGAAAACCTTAAACACGAATGGGAAGAAGGCCTTTCTGAATCGCAATTTATCTATAAAACCAGAAAAAAAGGGTTTGGAGCCTTTAAAAAAGATTGGTGGGACCTTGATTTAAAGGTTAAAAAACACATCTTAGAGGATATGGAGGGCTTGTTCGAAAAAATATTTTTAAAATTAAACCTTAAAAATACAGAGAGTTTAATAAAAGAGGTTTTCAATCTTTAA